A segment of the Streptomyces sp. NBC_01235 genome:
GACTACGAGGCCGAACTCGTGGTCGTCATGGGCCGCACGGGCAAGAACATCCCCGGGCCCGACGCCTGGTCGTACGTGGCGGGTGTCACCGCGGGTCAGGACGTCAGCGACCGCAGGGAACAGTGGCGCAAGCCGATCAACCAGTTCACGCTCCCCAAGTCGTACGACACCTTCAGCCCGATCGGCCCGTACCTGGTGACGCTCGACGAGTTCGCCGACCCCGACGACATCGAGGTGGCCGGCTGGGTCGACGACCTCGAGGTGCAGCGGGGCCGCACCTCGGACCTGATCTTCAGCGTGCCCGAGCTGATCGCCTGGCTGTCGAAGCGGGTGACGTTCGAGCCCGGTGACCTGATCTTCACCGGCACCCCGGCCGGCTGCGGCGTCCGCCGCACCCCGCGGCTGTACCTCACCGAAGGCAAGGTCCTGCGGACCGAGGTCACGGGCGTCGGGACTATGGTCAATCCGGTCGTCGCCGGCTGACACCGGCGAGGCCGGACCAGGAAGGGTGGGAGATCGCGACCGACACCGTGCGCGAACCGGAGACCACAGGCGCGAGCCGGACCCGGCAGTTCTCGGAACTGCTGCGCCACCACCATCGCGAGCTGGGCACGACCGATCCACGGGACCTCGACGCGATCGAGATGGTCACCGACCTCACCCGCCTCGAAGCCCGGCTGACCAAGGACTTCGAGAAGCACGTCCACCGGCCGCTCGGCCTGACCTGGGCGGGCTTCCGCATCCTCAACGCCCTGTGGGTCTACGACGGGCTCGCCCAGCAGGACATCGGGCGGGTCTCCGGCTCCACGCGCGCCAGTATCTCCAGCGCGCTGACGACCCTGGAGAAGAGCGGCCTGGTGACCCGCCGACGCGTCGAGACCGACCGGCGCCAGCTGATCGTCGAACTCACCACGGAGGGCCGCGAAACGCTGCGGCGTGCCATCGAGGCCCAGACCGAGCGCGAGCGGGCCTGGACGGCCATCCTGCGCGACGACCAGCTGGGGGAGCTGGTGCATCTACTGCGCACGCTGGTCAACCAGGAGACCCCCGCCGCGGACTGCCCGGCAGCGGCGGACCCTGTACGACGCATACCGGATACATGGGTGCGGCGCGCGACATCCGGAAATCGTCAGGACTTTTACTGTCACATCTCTAACGTTCTGGGGTCTGGGCGTCCTACCGTCTCAGCCACCCTCCCCGTCCGGCGCTTCTGCCGTCGTTTTCCCGACGTGCTTCTCAAAGGAGAGAACCATGGTCCGCCGTGTCGTCACCGGTCTCAGCGCGAGCGGCAAGCCCGTGATCGTCAGCGACGGCGAGCCGCCGCGCACCCATCAGTGCGTCCACACCCCGGGCCACGCCAGGTCCCTGGTGTGGAACACGACGGCGCCCGCCGTCTCCTCGGCCGACCCGACGGCATCGCTGAGGTCCTTCGTGCCCGCCCCCGGCGAGACGATCGCCCTGACCGTCACCTTCCCGCCGAGCAGTGTCTACGCCGACCCGGGCTTCGACCCGGCCGCGGCGGCGGCCGAGCAGCTGGAGGCCTCCCCGGACTCGCCGAGCTCTTCGAGCCCGACCACCCCGGTATGCACACCACCCCCACCGTCGACTACGGCGTGGTCCTTTCCGGCGAGGTCGTCCTCGACCTGGACGGCGGCGAGACGGCGGTCCTCCAGCCCGGCGACCTCGTCGTGCAGAACGGCACCCGCCACGCCTGGCGCGTCACCGGCACAGAGCCCGCCACGATGTTCTTCGTCCTGATCGGCGCGGACGGCACGTCATGAACGCCGTCACCACTGCGGCCCCCGGCGCGCCGGTCGTCGACCTCGACCTCGCCGAACTGCGTCGCGACCCCTACCCCGCCTACGCCGAGCTGCACCGCACCGCACCGCACCGCTCGCCTGGGTGCCCTCCGTGGGACGGCACCTGCTCACCCGGTACGACGACATCGTCCACGCCGAGAAGCTGCCCGAGGTGTTCAGCTCCCGCGAGGAAGGCTCGCTGCTGCGCACAGTCGGCCCCAACATGCTCCGCGAGGACGACCCGGACCACCGGCGGCTGCGGGCCGCCGCCGAGCCGCCCACCCGGCCCCGTCAGGTTCGCGACCTGTGGGCCGGCACCTTCGAGCGCACCGCGCACGAGCTGCTCGACCGGATCGCCGACCGAGGCGAGGCCGACCTCATCCGCGACTTCGCCGAGCCGCTCGTCGCGGCCAACCTGGCCCTGGTCCTCCTCGGACTGCGCAACGCCTCCGCCGACGACATCGCCGCCTGGTCGCGGGCCATGATGGACGGCAACAGCAACTACGCCGACGACCCCGACATCTGGCTGCGCGCCGAGCGCGCGACCCGGGCCATCGAGGAAGCGGTGGCCGAAATGGTGGACATCACGCGCCGCGAGCCGGACGGCTCGGTGATCTCCTCCATGGTCCACGCGCCCGAGCCGATGGAGCTCGCCGAGATCCAGAACAACGTCAAGGTCGTCATCGGCGGAGGCGTCAACGAGCCGCGCGATGTCTTCGGCGTGGGTGCCTGGGCGCTGCTGCGCCGCCCCGACGTGCTGGACCGGGTGCTGGGCGACCCGGGACTGTGGAAGCGGGTATTCGAGGAGACCGCCCGCTGGATCTCGCCGATCGGCATGTACCCGCGCCAACTCACCCAGGACTACGAGATCGCCGGCGTGACCCTGTCCGCCGGGAGCCGCGTGGCCCTCGTGATCGCGTCGGGCAACCGGGACGAAGCCGTGTTCGAGCGGGCCGACGAGTTCGACGTCGCCCGTCCCCACCGACCGCACCTGGCCTTCGGTGGCGGTCCGCACTTCTGTATGGGCGCGTGGGTCGCGCGCCACGAGGTCAGCGCCCTGGCCTGGCCCCTCGTCTTCGGCCGCCTCAAGGGACTTGGCCCGACCGACAGCGCGGAGGACCGCCTGGAGGGCTGGGTGTTCCGGGGCCTGACCTCACTGAACGTCACCTGGCAAGCCGCCTGAGCCGTCCCCATCGGGAGGACTTCATGCCCATCGTCATCTTCGAGTTGCCCGACGGGACCGAACGCAAGGTCACCGCCGCGTCCGGGACCGTGCTCATGCAGGCGGCCGTGTCGAACGGCGTCGAGGGCATCGTCGCGGAGTGCGGAGGCAACGCCTCCTGCGCCACCTGCCACGTCTACGTCGACGGCCGGCATACCGAACTGGTAGGTCCGCCGAACGAGGTTGAGGACGAGATGCTGGACTTCACCGCCGCCGAACGCCGGCCTACCAGCCGGCTCAGCTGCCAGATCCAGATCTCCGACGCGCTCGACGGGCTGGTCGTCCACGTTCCGGAGGAGCAGGTATGACGAGCACGGCAGGCGTGGTCATCGTCGGCGGCGGACAGGCCGGGTTCAGCGTGGTCTCGGCCCTGCGCGGCGCCGGGTACGACGGCCCGGTCACCGTCTTCACCGACGAGCGCCACCTCCCGTACCAGCGGCCGCCGCTGTCCAAGAAGGCCCACACCGAGCGGGACGGCATACGCGTCGACCTGGTGCCGGAGTCCTTCTACCGCGAGCGGGACATCGAGCTGCGGCTCGGAGAGGGGGTGGTCGCGCTCGACCCCGCAGCCCGCTCGGTGACCACCCGCACGGGCCTGCGCCTCCCCTACGACCAACTCGTCCTGGCGACCGGCGCGCGCAACCGCCCGCTGCCCGTCCCCGGCGCCGGGCTGGACGGCGTCCACGCACTGCGCTCGCTCGACGACGCCCTCGCGATCGGCCGGGCACTGTCGACGGCCCAGGACGTGGTCGTCATCGGCGGCGGGTTCATCGGTCTTGAGCTGGCCCAGGTCGCGGTGGCGGGCGGGGCACGCGTGACCGTGGTCGAACTGCGCGACCGGCTGCTGAGCCGAGCTGTCTCGCCGCAGCTGGAGGAACACGTGCGGGAGCGGCACGAGCGCAGCGGCGTCGTGATCCTCACCGGGACGGCCGTGCAGGCAATCGAGGGCGCGGGCCGCGTGCGGCAGGTCGTCACGGACCGGGGTGTGCTGCCCGCCGACCTCGTCGTCTACGGCATCGGCGCCGCTCCCAGGGACGAGCTGGCGCGAGACGCCGGCCTGGCGGTGGAGGACGGTGTCATCGTGGACGAACAGCTGCGCTCGGTCACCGACCCGCGCGTCTTTGCCGTCGGCGACTGCGCCCGCCATCCCCACCCGCACGCGGACGGCCTGGTGCGACTGGAGTCCGTGCAGAACGCCAGCGACCAGGGGGCGCTGGTGGGCCGCAGTATCGCCGGTTCACCGAGCCCGTATGCGAGCCTGCCGTGGTTCTGGAGCGACCAGGGCGACGTCAAACTGCAGATCGCCGGCCTGCGCGTCGGCACCGACGAAGTGCGCGTGGTGCCGGGCGACTCCCCGGAACGGCTGGCCGCCTACGCCTTCCGCGACGACCGGCTGGTGGCCGTGGAGACGTTGAACTGGCCCGCCGAGCACCTGGCCGCCCGTCGGCTGCTGGAGCGGCGGACCCCGGTCTGCGGCGACGACCTGGCGGGCACGACCCTCGGCGCGCTCGTCCGCGCCAGACGCGCGGCGGAGGTGACGGCATGACGAGCGCATTCGGCGCCCACCTCGTCACCAGCGCGGCCGAGACCGGCTCCCGGACCGCGCTCGTGTTCGAGGACCGGACCTGGACCTACGCGGAACTGGACCTGGCCGTCCGGCGCACCCTGGCCCGCCTCGACAAGTTCGGGGTGCGCAAGGGCGATCGGGTCGTGATGCAGGGGGCGGCGCGGCCCGAGGCGCTGATCACGCTGTTCGCGGTGACGCGGATGGGTGCGGTGCTCGTGCCGCTCCATCCGCAGGTGGCCGAGGGCGAGCTCACCGTCGTATGCGAGGAGACCGCGCCCCGTGCGGTCGTGGGCGACGAGCGGTTCCCGGACGGCGGGAGCGTCGCGGACCTCCGTCTGGCCTGGGACGACCTGCACGTCGACGACGAGCCGTACGCGCCCGTTGTCGTGGCACCCCCGACCGGCTCCGACACCGCGGTCATCGCGTTCACGTCCGGCACCTCCGGCCTCCCCAAGGGCGTCGCGCTGACCCACGACAACCTGTACTGGAGCATGGTGGGCGGGCTGTCACAACTGCCCGTCGGCGAGAACGACACCGCCCTCGTCTCCACCCCGCTGGCCCATGTCGCCGTACTGGGCGGGCTGCCGCAGTACACCTGGGCACGGCGCGGGACAGTGATCCTGGCCCCGCGCTTCGACCCGGACCTGTTCATCGACCTGGTCCGCGACCACCAGGTCACCTGCGCCTTCGCCGTACCCGCCATGTCCGCCCTGCTCGCCCGCCACCCCCGCTTCACGAGCGGCGACCTGGACACCCTGCGGTGGATCCTGTCCGGTGGGTCACCGGCCCAGACGGCGACCGGGGAACAGTTCCGGGCGCGGGGGGTGGGCGTGGTCAACTCCTACGGCCTGACGGAGACCGCGGCCGGGGTCACATACTCCGCGCCCGACGAACCGGCAACCTCCACGGGATGCCCTGTCCCCCAGGTCGAGTTGACGGTCGTGGACGAGACCGGGTCAGCCGCCCCCATCGGCACTCCCGGCGAGATCTGGGTGCGGGGGCCGTCGGTGGCGGCCGATTACTGGACCGCCGCCGGACCGGTACCCGTGGCCGACCGCGAGGGCTGGTTCCACAGCGGGGACCGCGGGCGGTTCGACACGGAGGGCCGGCTCTCGGTCGTCGGCCGGCTCAAGGACACCATCATCACCGGCGGGGAGAACGTCGACCCCGCCGAGGTCGAGAACGCGCTCGCCGACCTCCCCGGTGTCGTCGAGGTCGCGGTGTCCGGGGCGCCGGACCCGGTCTGGGGCGAGGTCGTGACCGCCTTCCTCGTCACCGACTCCGGCACGCCGACCCTGGACGACGTCCGCGGTCATCTCGATGGCCGGCTCGCCCGGCACAAGTGGCCGCGGCGCCTGTGCGTCGTGCCCGCACTGCCCCGCGGGGCGACCGGAAAGCTGCTGCGCGCCCAGCTGACGACGCTGCTCGACGACTGACCCACACACCTCACAACGCCAACAACTCTCAGAGACCGCGCCACAGTTGGCGCCGTCTCCCTCACCCGTACCCGAGGAGACGCCATGAGTGCGACCATGCGAGCCGCGCGGATGCACGCCGTCGGCGAGCCGATGAAGATCGAGGAACTCCCGGTTCCCGAGCCCGGCCCCGGTGACGTGCGCGTGGCCGTCCACGCCGTCAACATCGTTCCGAACCTCGCCAACATCCTGAACATGTGGACCACCTGGTTCCCGCACAGCCCGCTGCCGACCCTGCCGGCGATCTTCGGACTGGACCCGGCCGGAGTCGTCGAAACCGTCGGTGAGGGCGTCCAGGCGTTCAAGCCCGGCGACCGGGTGTACGTCAACCCGGGCCGTTCCTGCGGGTCGTGCCGGTCGTGCCGGGGCGGCGACTCGATCAACTGCGCCAGCTACGCCTTCGCCGGATATTTCGGCTTCTCACCGACCGCGATCGACTTGCTCGACCGCTACCAGGGCGGCCTCGCGGAGTACATGGTGGCTCCGGCGTACAGCCTGGTGAAGCTGCCGGACTCGCTGTCCTTCAACGCCGCCGCCCGCTTCGGCTACCTCGGCACCATGTACTCCGCCCTCCGCAAAGCCGGCGCCGGCCCGGGCAAGACGATCCTCATCAACGGCATCAGCGGCACCCTGGGCATCGGCGCCGCGCTCCTCGCCCCCGCCCTGGGCCTGACCCACGTCTACGGCACCGGCCGCGACAAGGGCCTGCTCGACCAGGTCGGCAAGCTCGCGAACGGCCGGTTGCGGCTGCACTCCCTGGACGACGGCCCGCTCGACGAGTGGATCCGTGAGGAGACCGACGGATACGGCGCCGACATCTACGTCGACGCCCTCGGCCCGGGCGCCCCGCACGAGACCTTCCGGGCCGGCATGCGGGCGATGGCGCGCGGCGGCATCGCGGTCAACATCGGCGCCGTCGCCGGCGATCTGCCGATCGACATCCACCGGATGATGGACCAGCAGCAGCGGCTGATGGGCTCGGCGTGGTTCACCTCCGGCGAGGGGCAGGTCATGGCCGACATGGCGGGTGCGGGCCTACTCGACCTCGGCCCACTGGAACACCAGGTGTTTCCGCTCGACCAGGTCAACGAAGCCATCAGCGGCATCGCCCAACGCAACGGCGGCTTCAGCAACTTCATCATCAACCCGTCGGCCACCTCGTAGAGGGCGGGCCCCCTCATAGCCGGGGGCCGTCGGCCCTACTCCCCTGGCCGGCGGCCTCCTCTCCTCCCCTCTCCCTCCCTTCCCCTGCTCCGCTCCCGATCTCTG
Coding sequences within it:
- a CDS encoding fumarylacetoacetate hydrolase family protein, with amino-acid sequence MKLANLAGRPVVVREDRALDIANASKGAIEPRLEVLSDLSLQDELRTLAERAVEADWREFDPRELGRVAKPYKAIGVALNYRAHAEESNLPVPDEPSVFAKFASSVVGPYDAIVVESQYDKVDYEAELVVVMGRTGKNIPGPDAWSYVAGVTAGQDVSDRREQWRKPINQFTLPKSYDTFSPIGPYLVTLDEFADPDDIEVAGWVDDLEVQRGRTSDLIFSVPELIAWLSKRVTFEPGDLIFTGTPAGCGVRRTPRLYLTEGKVLRTEVTGVGTMVNPVVAG
- a CDS encoding MarR family transcriptional regulator; protein product: MREPETTGASRTRQFSELLRHHHRELGTTDPRDLDAIEMVTDLTRLEARLTKDFEKHVHRPLGLTWAGFRILNALWVYDGLAQQDIGRVSGSTRASISSALTTLEKSGLVTRRRVETDRRQLIVELTTEGRETLRRAIEAQTERERAWTAILRDDQLGELVHLLRTLVNQETPAADCPAAADPVRRIPDTWVRRATSGNRQDFYCHISNVLGSGRPTVSATLPVRRFCRRFPDVLLKGENHGPPCRHRSQRERQARDRQRRRAAAHPSVRPHPGPRQVPGVEHDGARRLLGRPDGIAEVLRARPRRDDRPDRHLPAEQCLRRPGLRPGRGGGRAAGGLPGLAELFEPDHPGMHTTPTVDYGVVLSGEVVLDLDGGETAVLQPGDLVVQNGTRHAWRVTGTEPATMFFVLIGADGTS
- a CDS encoding cytochrome P450, with product MGRHLLTRYDDIVHAEKLPEVFSSREEGSLLRTVGPNMLREDDPDHRRLRAAAEPPTRPRQVRDLWAGTFERTAHELLDRIADRGEADLIRDFAEPLVAANLALVLLGLRNASADDIAAWSRAMMDGNSNYADDPDIWLRAERATRAIEEAVAEMVDITRREPDGSVISSMVHAPEPMELAEIQNNVKVVIGGGVNEPRDVFGVGAWALLRRPDVLDRVLGDPGLWKRVFEETARWISPIGMYPRQLTQDYEIAGVTLSAGSRVALVIASGNRDEAVFERADEFDVARPHRPHLAFGGGPHFCMGAWVARHEVSALAWPLVFGRLKGLGPTDSAEDRLEGWVFRGLTSLNVTWQAA
- a CDS encoding 2Fe-2S iron-sulfur cluster-binding protein, translating into MPIVIFELPDGTERKVTAASGTVLMQAAVSNGVEGIVAECGGNASCATCHVYVDGRHTELVGPPNEVEDEMLDFTAAERRPTSRLSCQIQISDALDGLVVHVPEEQV
- a CDS encoding NAD(P)/FAD-dependent oxidoreductase, with product MTSTAGVVIVGGGQAGFSVVSALRGAGYDGPVTVFTDERHLPYQRPPLSKKAHTERDGIRVDLVPESFYRERDIELRLGEGVVALDPAARSVTTRTGLRLPYDQLVLATGARNRPLPVPGAGLDGVHALRSLDDALAIGRALSTAQDVVVIGGGFIGLELAQVAVAGGARVTVVELRDRLLSRAVSPQLEEHVRERHERSGVVILTGTAVQAIEGAGRVRQVVTDRGVLPADLVVYGIGAAPRDELARDAGLAVEDGVIVDEQLRSVTDPRVFAVGDCARHPHPHADGLVRLESVQNASDQGALVGRSIAGSPSPYASLPWFWSDQGDVKLQIAGLRVGTDEVRVVPGDSPERLAAYAFRDDRLVAVETLNWPAEHLAARRLLERRTPVCGDDLAGTTLGALVRARRAAEVTA
- a CDS encoding class I adenylate-forming enzyme family protein, with the translated sequence MTSAFGAHLVTSAAETGSRTALVFEDRTWTYAELDLAVRRTLARLDKFGVRKGDRVVMQGAARPEALITLFAVTRMGAVLVPLHPQVAEGELTVVCEETAPRAVVGDERFPDGGSVADLRLAWDDLHVDDEPYAPVVVAPPTGSDTAVIAFTSGTSGLPKGVALTHDNLYWSMVGGLSQLPVGENDTALVSTPLAHVAVLGGLPQYTWARRGTVILAPRFDPDLFIDLVRDHQVTCAFAVPAMSALLARHPRFTSGDLDTLRWILSGGSPAQTATGEQFRARGVGVVNSYGLTETAAGVTYSAPDEPATSTGCPVPQVELTVVDETGSAAPIGTPGEIWVRGPSVAADYWTAAGPVPVADREGWFHSGDRGRFDTEGRLSVVGRLKDTIITGGENVDPAEVENALADLPGVVEVAVSGAPDPVWGEVVTAFLVTDSGTPTLDDVRGHLDGRLARHKWPRRLCVVPALPRGATGKLLRAQLTTLLDD
- a CDS encoding alcohol dehydrogenase catalytic domain-containing protein, translating into MSATMRAARMHAVGEPMKIEELPVPEPGPGDVRVAVHAVNIVPNLANILNMWTTWFPHSPLPTLPAIFGLDPAGVVETVGEGVQAFKPGDRVYVNPGRSCGSCRSCRGGDSINCASYAFAGYFGFSPTAIDLLDRYQGGLAEYMVAPAYSLVKLPDSLSFNAAARFGYLGTMYSALRKAGAGPGKTILINGISGTLGIGAALLAPALGLTHVYGTGRDKGLLDQVGKLANGRLRLHSLDDGPLDEWIREETDGYGADIYVDALGPGAPHETFRAGMRAMARGGIAVNIGAVAGDLPIDIHRMMDQQQRLMGSAWFTSGEGQVMADMAGAGLLDLGPLEHQVFPLDQVNEAISGIAQRNGGFSNFIINPSATS